A single Bifidobacterium scardovii JCM 12489 = DSM 13734 DNA region contains:
- a CDS encoding DUF5067 domain-containing protein — MNIGPVNAAPANVAPEHGEPVGVSICGIIALVLGTLALVLSFVPIINNAAAILGVVGAVLAVIGLVGTLRGRKRGKALTIVAAVLSVLAIVITLAMQASFSKALDDAVGGSSSQTGAKSGGSGSADAKSGDTQSGGASADKQSDGPMDTEGDLGDFHVRIVSAVASDADYEGKPTVLITYEWTNNGSGNNSFAALAHPQAFQNGHELGMAVYAGSPQGYDANSYLAEVQPGATATVTMGYVLENDTEVTVEVSRLLSMNGKAKVTHTFALQ; from the coding sequence ATGAACATCGGCCCGGTGAACGCTGCTCCAGCGAATGTCGCTCCGGAGCACGGCGAGCCGGTCGGCGTCAGCATATGCGGCATCATCGCATTGGTGCTGGGCACGCTGGCGCTGGTGCTGAGCTTCGTGCCGATCATCAACAATGCCGCAGCCATACTGGGCGTGGTCGGCGCGGTGCTGGCGGTGATCGGCCTTGTCGGCACGCTGCGCGGGCGCAAGCGCGGCAAGGCGCTGACCATCGTGGCCGCGGTGCTGTCGGTGCTCGCCATCGTGATCACGCTGGCCATGCAGGCGTCGTTCAGCAAGGCGCTCGACGACGCCGTCGGCGGCTCATCGTCGCAGACCGGCGCGAAGTCCGGTGGCAGCGGCTCCGCGGATGCGAAGTCCGGAGATACGCAGTCCGGCGGCGCGTCCGCCGATAAGCAGTCCGACGGCCCGATGGACACGGAGGGCGACCTGGGCGACTTCCACGTCAGGATCGTCTCCGCGGTGGCCAGCGACGCCGACTATGAGGGCAAGCCGACCGTGCTCATCACCTACGAGTGGACCAACAACGGCAGCGGCAACAATTCGTTCGCGGCGCTCGCCCACCCGCAGGCGTTCCAGAACGGCCATGAGCTGGGCATGGCGGTCTATGCCGGCTCTCCTCAGGGGTACGACGCGAACTCGTATCTGGCCGAGGTGCAGCCCGGCGCCACCGCCACGGTCACGATGGGGTACGTGCTGGAGAACGACACCGAGGTCACCGTGGAGGTGTCGCGCCTGCTGTCGATGAACGGCAAGGCCAAGGTGACGCATACCTTCGCGCTGCAGTGA
- a CDS encoding Bax inhibitor-1/YccA family protein, with protein MAFGQQPQDGRNPQYNNVNGQQYGQPYGQQYAYAPNGTATINAQTAYSYEQVQEAQRASVTRAYGEMTIGLIVTAVVAVLAQMSGMYIAFLQSTGMIGVFGLAIVQIGLALYLGARIMKIKASTARVMFYVYAALMGFTLSSIFLVYDLGSIGLALGMCALFFLVLTMFGMTTKFNMLKAGPILMVGLIVLIISQVILSFLPVSGATQMVCAIGLILFAGMTIYDAQQTRALFQAYEAQGPEMIRKVSVICALNLYLDFVNMFLYILRLLGSRD; from the coding sequence ATGGCATTCGGACAGCAGCCGCAGGACGGCAGGAATCCGCAGTACAACAACGTCAATGGTCAGCAGTACGGGCAGCCGTACGGCCAGCAGTACGCCTATGCGCCGAACGGCACCGCCACGATAAACGCGCAGACCGCGTACTCGTACGAGCAGGTGCAGGAGGCGCAGCGCGCGTCCGTCACGCGCGCCTACGGCGAGATGACGATCGGCCTGATCGTCACCGCGGTGGTCGCCGTGCTCGCGCAGATGAGCGGTATGTACATCGCGTTCCTCCAGTCCACCGGAATGATCGGCGTCTTCGGCCTCGCCATCGTGCAGATCGGCCTGGCGCTCTATCTCGGCGCGCGCATCATGAAGATCAAGGCGTCCACCGCGCGCGTGATGTTCTACGTGTACGCCGCGCTGATGGGATTCACCCTCAGCTCGATCTTCCTGGTGTACGATCTCGGTTCGATCGGCCTGGCGCTCGGCATGTGCGCGCTGTTCTTCCTCGTGCTCACCATGTTCGGCATGACCACGAAGTTCAACATGCTCAAGGCCGGCCCGATCCTTATGGTCGGCCTGATCGTGCTCATCATCTCGCAGGTGATCCTCTCGTTCCTCCCGGTCAGCGGCGCGACCCAGATGGTGTGCGCTATCGGCCTGATCCTGTTCGCCGGCATGACGATCTACGACGCGCAGCAGACCCGCGCGCTGTTCCAGGCCTACGAGGCGCAGGGCCCGGAGATGATCAGGAAGGTGTCGGTCATCTGCGCGCTCAACCTCTACCTCGACTTCGTGAACATGTTCCTGTACATCCTGCGGCTGCTCGGCAGCCGCGACTAG
- a CDS encoding isochorismatase family protein, with translation MAKALIIVDVQPTFCEGGELGVEGGNAVAERIAAYVEAHRGDYAYIATTQDWHIEPGSHWSDHPDFVDTWPKHGAAGTPNAELHPAVAALRLDHHYKKGQYAAAYSGFEGIEDNTDRIQTRDEVDRAQREGRTLARALEDAGVSSVDVAGIAESHCVKETALDARKLGYAVTVFEDLTVPVSEELGVAARKEMAAAGVTLAESGSPQRGEPDSANE, from the coding sequence ATGGCAAAGGCACTGATCATCGTGGACGTGCAGCCGACGTTCTGCGAGGGAGGCGAGCTCGGCGTGGAAGGCGGCAACGCCGTCGCCGAGCGGATCGCCGCATACGTGGAGGCGCACCGCGGCGACTACGCGTACATCGCGACCACGCAGGACTGGCACATCGAACCGGGAAGCCACTGGTCGGACCATCCTGATTTCGTCGACACCTGGCCGAAGCACGGGGCTGCCGGCACGCCGAACGCCGAACTGCACCCGGCCGTCGCCGCGCTGCGCCTCGACCACCACTACAAGAAGGGCCAGTACGCCGCCGCCTATTCCGGGTTCGAGGGCATCGAGGACAACACCGACCGCATCCAGACCCGCGACGAGGTCGATCGGGCGCAGCGGGAGGGCCGCACCCTGGCCCGCGCGCTGGAGGATGCCGGCGTCTCGAGCGTCGATGTGGCGGGTATCGCCGAGTCGCACTGCGTCAAGGAGACGGCTCTGGACGCGCGCAAGCTCGGGTATGCGGTCACCGTGTTCGAGGACCTGACCGTGCCGGTCAGCGAGGAGCTCGGCGTCGCCGCCCGCAAGGAGATGGCCGCCGCCGGTGTCACGCTCGCCGAATCTGGCTCCCCTCAGAGAGGGGAGCCAGATTCGGCGAACGAATGA
- a CDS encoding MFS transporter, which translates to MDTSDTSPNRIPSPSASSPSTSLWRSAAYRRWFAADTSDVVAVNLRAFVIPLIALQLSGSAFAAGLIVTIESAIGLVLMPIGGTLTDRHDRRRMMIGLGVIGLILSLAATALLGVRAMTIGLFAVLVMAFAVMNGLLGPSNDAILKSIVPMDRFAKAQAVREAREACVELSSGAIGGLLYTVGSWFPFLTSAALYGVAAVTAVGLPADSGHGGHRDGEAPASFVAHFIEGWRWAMTCRTVVAAIAQGAVANVACYGSVIGVQIMLASHGTDAVLIGAVGVGSGLAALVGSLIAGRLVDRVPTGALIIATFAVFSAAMVPLLFTDSYPVIVACMTVSSLLFPALNAGELGFIYGKTPDDMQGRMSAAFETSVGVPGALTPAMVGWLLQRFGWRTMMALVVACALIALILACTSATRSIPRPEQWDRHDL; encoded by the coding sequence ATGGATACCTCAGATACCTCACCCAACCGAATCCCGTCCCCGTCCGCATCCTCCCCGTCCACGTCGCTGTGGCGCAGCGCGGCATACCGCCGCTGGTTCGCGGCGGACACCAGCGACGTGGTCGCCGTCAACCTGCGCGCGTTCGTCATCCCGCTGATCGCGCTGCAGCTGTCGGGTTCCGCCTTCGCGGCCGGCCTGATCGTCACCATCGAATCGGCGATCGGCCTGGTCCTGATGCCGATCGGCGGCACCCTGACCGACCGCCACGACCGCAGACGCATGATGATCGGCCTTGGCGTTATCGGCCTGATCCTGTCCCTTGCGGCGACGGCGCTGCTGGGCGTCCGGGCGATGACCATCGGCCTGTTCGCCGTGCTGGTCATGGCCTTCGCCGTCATGAACGGGCTGCTTGGCCCCTCGAACGACGCGATCCTCAAATCCATCGTGCCGATGGACCGGTTCGCCAAGGCCCAGGCCGTGCGTGAGGCGCGCGAGGCGTGCGTCGAGCTTTCGAGCGGCGCGATCGGCGGCCTGCTGTACACGGTCGGCTCCTGGTTCCCCTTCCTCACCTCGGCCGCGCTCTATGGCGTCGCCGCCGTCACCGCGGTCGGTCTGCCGGCCGATTCCGGCCATGGCGGGCATCGCGATGGGGAGGCGCCGGCGTCGTTCGTCGCGCATTTCATCGAAGGATGGCGATGGGCGATGACGTGCAGGACGGTCGTCGCCGCCATTGCGCAGGGCGCCGTCGCCAACGTCGCCTGCTACGGCAGCGTCATCGGCGTGCAGATCATGCTGGCATCGCACGGCACCGACGCCGTGCTGATCGGCGCGGTCGGCGTCGGCAGCGGTCTGGCGGCGCTGGTCGGATCGCTGATCGCCGGTCGACTGGTGGACCGGGTGCCGACCGGTGCGCTGATCATCGCCACCTTCGCCGTGTTCTCGGCGGCCATGGTCCCGCTGCTGTTCACCGACTCCTATCCGGTGATCGTGGCGTGCATGACCGTGTCCAGCCTGCTGTTCCCGGCGTTGAACGCGGGCGAGCTCGGATTCATCTACGGCAAGACGCCGGACGATATGCAGGGGCGGATGTCGGCCGCGTTCGAGACCTCGGTCGGCGTGCCGGGTGCCCTGACGCCGGCCATGGTCGGCTGGCTCCTGCAGCGATTCGGATGGCGCACCATGATGGCGCTGGTCGTGGCCTGCGCGCTGATCGCGCTCATATTGGCCTGCACGAGCGCGACCCGGTCGATTCCCCGCCCCGAACAGTGGGACAGGCACGACCTGTGA
- a CDS encoding sensor histidine kinase, which translates to MIPAAVFMCLTQVSFAAQPYIHDASDARYLWMILATLLAFPLPFVLVARRSHPEPVFWACCAIVLIFPYDPLLMLMALTSLLARRSSRIRSLRAIAAAAAVSVWCQLRDALRPAESSLWHAVFARPKNGDDTAPTVMLAGDATIIVTAIVVSLIATLIAVLVGLHIRSRARLHEADARTQAAQHQAASLQSDLDNQRLSDAIAAETHDTLAHSLSLIALNASALQAEAGKLAADTVSGGPAAHPSPASDIHRQAATIARRAEDIRRQAAGALDEAHALIDMLRHPQQAWEQLSPDADTALTRESMDALIGDAREAGMTLNTWIDIRQLTDLDDRIGKIAYRAVQEGLTNARRHAAGAPVSLEVTANPETGIHVHVSNPTAPDPDGPRPDPDGHRGTGLSSLTARVRSAGGTCRHGLDDRLVFHVDAALPWVPAPGADRDRPEAGGVPVR; encoded by the coding sequence ATGATTCCGGCCGCCGTGTTCATGTGCCTGACGCAGGTGTCGTTCGCGGCCCAGCCGTACATTCACGATGCGTCCGACGCCCGGTACCTGTGGATGATCCTCGCCACGCTGCTGGCGTTTCCCCTCCCCTTCGTGCTGGTCGCAAGGCGCAGCCACCCCGAACCGGTGTTCTGGGCGTGCTGCGCCATCGTGCTGATATTCCCCTACGACCCGCTGCTGATGCTCATGGCGCTCACCTCGCTGCTGGCTCGGCGGTCCTCACGGATCCGTTCGCTGCGCGCGATCGCCGCGGCCGCCGCGGTCAGCGTCTGGTGCCAGCTGCGCGACGCGCTGCGGCCGGCGGAATCGTCCCTGTGGCATGCGGTGTTCGCCAGGCCGAAGAACGGCGACGACACCGCGCCGACGGTGATGCTGGCCGGCGACGCCACCATCATCGTCACCGCAATCGTCGTCTCTCTGATCGCCACCTTGATCGCCGTGCTGGTCGGGCTGCACATCCGGTCGCGGGCGCGCCTGCACGAGGCGGATGCGCGGACCCAGGCCGCGCAGCACCAGGCGGCCAGCCTGCAGAGCGACCTCGACAACCAGCGACTGTCCGACGCGATCGCCGCCGAAACCCACGACACGCTCGCCCATTCCCTGTCGCTGATCGCGCTGAACGCGAGCGCCCTGCAGGCCGAGGCCGGCAAATTGGCCGCGGACACCGTATCCGGCGGCCCGGCCGCGCATCCCTCCCCCGCCTCCGACATCCACCGGCAGGCGGCGACGATCGCGCGCCGGGCCGAGGACATCCGGCGCCAGGCGGCCGGGGCGCTGGACGAGGCGCACGCGCTGATCGACATGCTGCGCCACCCGCAGCAGGCGTGGGAGCAGCTGTCGCCGGACGCGGACACCGCCCTGACCCGTGAATCGATGGATGCGCTGATCGGCGACGCGCGCGAGGCCGGCATGACGCTCAACACGTGGATCGACATCCGCCAGCTGACCGATCTTGACGACCGCATCGGCAAGATCGCCTACCGGGCGGTGCAGGAGGGGCTGACGAACGCACGGCGCCACGCCGCCGGGGCACCGGTCTCTCTGGAGGTCACGGCGAATCCCGAAACCGGCATCCATGTCCATGTCAGCAATCCGACGGCCCCCGACCCCGACGGGCCGCGGCCCGATCCGGACGGCCACCGCGGCACGGGGCTCTCCTCCCTGACGGCCCGCGTGCGCTCGGCGGGCGGCACGTGCCGGCACGGCCTCGACGACCGCCTCGTCTTCCATGTGGATGCGGCGCTGCCGTGGGTTCCGGCTCCCGGCGCCGATCGGGATCGGCCGGAAGCCGGCGGCGTGCCGGTAAGATGA
- a CDS encoding GmrSD restriction endonuclease domain-containing protein gives MAISATEQPLGKVFTPDYQFTIPSFQRAYIWKTEHILQLVNDLHEACKTPDTPYFLGSLILVREGGNRFSVIDGQQRLVSLSIIIATLRDLEQDPEWMRLLDALIVEPGDKLRGIRTEPRLALRERDAAFFREYVQEGNLEALFDMGDEDWTSNAQRNITLNTKATYDALDALSEDERHRFASYLVKSVTLVIVTTDDLDGAHRIFDVMNMRGLPLTPSDVFKAKAIAGMNAAAADAYAARWDDIMDPLGDDALHVEEFFSYLHMALTYRPDSGKLIQDFLDGVLQPYLAAGTATSFIDKVLAPYAVAWRMLDRPSDTVLPDKVKDLLESLNDYRNHEWKPVAMWALVHSFRNLGSPDISPFVAVGSHAARSAAATRLSLESHDTQRLEEILTALERVTGIDSLNRRSVLVRRGHAVTALRDLDKGYPVRLVHGLSIGADDRADALIRLHGEMQGNAELVRLLLIRANERKAGGRITRPRSLNALPIMPLNIERSASFSAWTQEQHDHWMYRLGNMALVQGGEDQLNRLTEFDLRRDRMLLRADSRRFPLTEQLKDFSECTPDMLQARQRETIRLIAEYWEIRYDDDHTDLTEDAQDKIARGVVRPARGSQRVAIKQVVAAGLLIPGETLVWERPRKGERWVSTVTADGRLRLEDGSEYATPTAAARAVGGRSAGLDVWKRTSNGESLSDIWKTYRLQTK, from the coding sequence ATGGCAATCAGCGCCACTGAGCAACCGTTGGGCAAAGTATTCACCCCGGATTATCAGTTCACCATCCCGTCATTCCAGCGCGCGTACATCTGGAAGACGGAACACATCCTCCAGCTGGTCAACGATCTGCACGAAGCCTGTAAGACCCCGGACACCCCGTATTTCCTCGGGTCCCTGATCCTGGTGCGCGAGGGCGGCAACCGGTTCTCGGTCATCGACGGGCAGCAGCGGCTCGTATCGCTGTCGATCATCATCGCGACGCTGCGCGATCTGGAGCAGGACCCCGAGTGGATGCGCCTGCTGGACGCGCTGATCGTGGAGCCGGGCGACAAGCTGCGCGGCATCAGGACCGAGCCTCGCCTCGCGCTGCGCGAGCGCGATGCCGCATTCTTCCGCGAATACGTGCAGGAGGGCAATCTCGAGGCGCTGTTCGACATGGGCGACGAGGACTGGACCTCCAACGCCCAGCGCAACATCACGCTCAACACCAAGGCGACCTACGACGCGCTGGACGCCCTCAGCGAGGACGAACGCCACCGGTTCGCCTCCTACCTGGTCAAGTCGGTCACGCTGGTCATCGTCACCACCGACGATCTGGACGGCGCGCACCGCATCTTCGACGTCATGAACATGCGCGGCCTGCCGCTGACGCCGTCCGACGTGTTCAAGGCCAAGGCGATCGCCGGCATGAACGCGGCCGCAGCCGACGCCTACGCCGCGCGCTGGGACGACATCATGGACCCGCTCGGCGACGACGCCCTGCATGTCGAGGAGTTCTTCTCCTACCTGCACATGGCGCTCACCTACAGGCCGGACAGCGGCAAGCTGATCCAGGATTTTCTCGACGGGGTGCTGCAGCCGTATCTCGCGGCCGGAACCGCCACGTCGTTCATCGACAAGGTGCTGGCGCCGTATGCCGTGGCATGGCGGATGCTTGACAGGCCGTCCGATACGGTGCTGCCCGACAAGGTCAAGGACCTGCTGGAATCCCTGAACGACTATCGCAACCACGAGTGGAAGCCCGTGGCCATGTGGGCGCTGGTCCACTCGTTCAGGAACCTGGGCAGCCCCGACATCTCCCCGTTCGTGGCGGTCGGGTCCCATGCCGCGCGCAGCGCCGCCGCCACGCGGCTGTCGCTCGAATCGCACGACACGCAGCGGCTGGAGGAGATCCTGACCGCGCTGGAGCGCGTGACCGGCATCGACAGCCTCAACCGGCGCAGCGTACTGGTGCGGCGGGGCCATGCGGTGACCGCCCTGCGCGATCTGGACAAGGGCTATCCGGTACGCCTGGTCCATGGCCTGTCCATCGGCGCCGACGACCGAGCCGACGCCCTGATCCGCCTGCACGGCGAGATGCAGGGCAATGCCGAACTGGTGCGGCTGCTGCTCATCCGCGCCAACGAGAGGAAGGCCGGAGGCCGCATCACCCGCCCGAGGTCGCTCAACGCGCTGCCGATCATGCCGTTGAACATCGAACGGTCCGCATCGTTCTCGGCATGGACGCAGGAGCAGCACGACCACTGGATGTACCGGCTTGGCAACATGGCGTTGGTTCAGGGCGGCGAGGACCAGCTGAACCGGCTCACCGAATTCGACCTCCGGCGCGACCGCATGCTGCTGCGCGCGGATTCCCGCCGCTTCCCCCTGACCGAGCAGCTCAAGGACTTCAGCGAATGCACGCCGGACATGCTGCAGGCGCGCCAGCGGGAGACCATACGGCTGATCGCGGAGTACTGGGAGATCCGGTACGACGACGATCACACGGATCTGACCGAGGACGCGCAGGACAAGATCGCCCGGGGCGTGGTGCGACCGGCGCGCGGCTCGCAGCGCGTCGCCATCAAGCAGGTGGTGGCCGCCGGGCTGCTGATCCCCGGCGAGACGCTGGTCTGGGAGCGCCCGCGCAAGGGCGAGCGGTGGGTGTCGACCGTGACCGCGGACGGGCGGCTGCGCTTGGAGGACGGTTCGGAATACGCCACTCCGACCGCCGCGGCCCGCGCCGTGGGCGGCCGCAGCGCCGGACTGGACGTGTGGAAGCGCACCTCCAACGGCGAAAGCCTCAGCGACATCTGGAAGACGTACCGCCTGCAGACCAAGTAG
- a CDS encoding helix-turn-helix domain-containing protein gives MCADRRRRYDDAFRCSVAALFGEGLGYKAAARRVGMPVMTAKKWSLAYRVGGREALMAKRGGNRSYDWDTKVAAARDHVDRGVAKSVVMERYAIACVTTLEAWCRAYRAGGAEALRPGRRGRPRGSGPRPEPDPTPEGALREENEFLRARVAYLEKALALPASRSPTGRKR, from the coding sequence GTGTGTGCAGATCGCAGGCGTCGGTATGATGATGCTTTCAGGTGTTCGGTGGCCGCCCTGTTTGGTGAGGGGTTGGGTTACAAGGCCGCGGCGCGTCGGGTTGGCATGCCGGTGATGACCGCGAAGAAATGGTCGCTGGCGTATCGGGTCGGCGGACGGGAGGCGCTTATGGCGAAACGCGGGGGCAACAGGAGCTATGACTGGGACACGAAGGTCGCGGCCGCGCGCGATCACGTGGACCGGGGAGTGGCGAAGTCCGTGGTGATGGAGCGGTACGCGATCGCGTGCGTCACGACGTTGGAGGCCTGGTGTCGTGCGTACCGGGCCGGCGGGGCCGAGGCGCTCAGACCGGGACGCAGGGGCAGGCCCAGGGGATCGGGGCCGAGGCCGGAGCCGGATCCGACGCCCGAGGGGGCGTTGCGGGAGGAGAACGAGTTCTTGCGGGCGAGGGTCGCATACCTGGAAAAAGCATTGGCCCTGCCGGCCTCGAGATCACCAACCGGGAGAAAACGGTGA
- a CDS encoding response regulator transcription factor — MNEAEKNPVTVSVIDDDPMVCQAMRLILTDYSQGRITVASTSTDGAGALERAAAEHPDVVLMDVAMPGMDGIEATRRLRALPQAPHVLILTSLNPSNTVSRAIEAGAEGFVSKTDAPEEIIRRVLGMRTGTPQFNTASQRQLIDDLHHQRPTARRDEARRMLDSLPAREREAVVLAAEGYTNAQIASRMFISERTAKAHLSSAADRLVMGRVQMARLVERADLPDPD, encoded by the coding sequence GTGAACGAAGCAGAGAAGAATCCCGTCACGGTCAGCGTCATCGACGACGACCCCATGGTGTGTCAGGCTATGCGCCTGATCCTGACCGACTATTCGCAGGGGCGCATCACGGTCGCGTCCACGTCCACGGACGGCGCCGGCGCCCTTGAACGAGCCGCCGCCGAGCACCCGGACGTGGTGCTGATGGACGTGGCGATGCCCGGCATGGACGGCATCGAGGCCACCCGACGGCTGCGCGCGCTCCCCCAGGCTCCGCATGTGCTGATCCTCACCTCGCTCAACCCGTCGAATACCGTGTCGCGCGCGATCGAGGCCGGCGCGGAGGGCTTCGTATCGAAAACCGACGCGCCCGAGGAGATCATCCGCCGCGTGCTCGGCATGCGCACCGGAACACCGCAGTTCAACACGGCCAGTCAGCGGCAGCTGATCGACGATCTGCACCATCAGCGGCCGACGGCCAGACGGGATGAGGCCAGGCGGATGCTCGACTCCCTGCCGGCCCGGGAACGCGAAGCGGTGGTGCTCGCCGCCGAAGGATATACGAACGCGCAGATCGCCTCGCGCATGTTCATCTCCGAGCGTACGGCGAAGGCGCATCTGTCGAGCGCGGCCGACCGGCTCGTCATGGGCCGCGTGCAGATGGCGCGGCTGGTGGAGCGCGCCGATCTGCCGGATCCGGACTGA
- a CDS encoding LacI family DNA-binding transcriptional regulator — protein MTIAKRASVTLADVAEAAGVSRSTASRALNDSPRISDATKQRISEIAARIGFVPNAQARALAVGRAETIAMLVTEPLYELFTDPTYGVFLSGITERLAESEYLPVLLQASSAHERERVQRHLERKSFDAVIDISPYEGSELLDVLRDLAIPTVLCGQLDGHPYEHVFSTVYSDDFAGAQLAANAMKERGRRHCVAIVGPMENPASIDRVKGYRQVFGDALDDGHVVFTGWGASDGFTAMRRMLELHPGPDGVLAGSDRIAAGAIEALQANGFAVPGDVSVIGFDDHPIAQTTTPRLTTVHQPLHEEGRLAADIAMRMIDGEAPSTTVLDMELIRRDSL, from the coding sequence ATGACCATCGCCAAACGCGCCAGCGTCACACTCGCCGATGTCGCCGAAGCCGCCGGGGTGTCGCGTTCCACGGCCTCGCGGGCGCTCAACGATTCGCCCCGCATCAGCGACGCCACCAAGCAGCGCATCAGCGAGATCGCCGCACGCATCGGATTCGTGCCCAACGCGCAGGCGCGGGCGCTGGCCGTCGGCCGGGCGGAGACCATTGCCATGCTGGTCACCGAGCCGCTCTACGAGCTGTTCACCGATCCGACCTACGGCGTGTTCCTGAGCGGCATCACCGAGCGGCTGGCGGAATCGGAATATCTGCCGGTGCTGCTGCAGGCCTCCTCGGCGCACGAACGCGAGCGCGTGCAGCGCCATCTGGAACGCAAGTCCTTCGACGCGGTCATCGACATCTCGCCCTACGAGGGCAGCGAACTGCTCGACGTGTTGCGCGATCTGGCGATTCCGACCGTGCTGTGCGGCCAGCTCGACGGCCATCCGTACGAGCACGTCTTCTCGACCGTGTATTCCGATGATTTCGCCGGCGCGCAGCTCGCGGCCAACGCGATGAAGGAGCGCGGCCGGCGCCACTGCGTGGCCATCGTCGGCCCGATGGAGAATCCGGCGTCCATCGACCGCGTCAAGGGGTACCGGCAGGTGTTCGGGGATGCGCTGGACGACGGCCATGTCGTCTTCACCGGCTGGGGCGCCTCCGACGGATTCACCGCCATGCGCCGCATGCTCGAGCTTCACCCCGGCCCCGACGGCGTGCTGGCCGGTTCGGACCGTATCGCGGCCGGCGCGATCGAAGCGCTGCAGGCCAACGGCTTCGCCGTGCCCGGCGACGTGTCCGTGATCGGCTTCGACGACCACCCGATCGCGCAGACGACCACGCCGCGCCTCACCACCGTGCATCAGCCGCTGCACGAGGAGGGCCGCCTGGCCGCCGACATCGCCATGCGCATGATCGACGGCGAGGCGCCATCCACCACCGTGCTCGACATGGAGCTGATCCGCCGCGATTCGCTGTGA
- a CDS encoding IS3 family transposase, giving the protein MVSALAGLGHPLPLLLRAAGLARSTYYYHRSHPERVTRPDIEPLVDEVFHRTPNGCGHRQVRMCLVNEFGVTVSSKSVLKVMRRMGLECVIRRPNPHRGYSSYRGEAGAKPPNLLERDFAADAPWVKLGTDVTEFRVAGGKAYLAPVYDMGSKEIVAWDVSRHPDLAQQKRMLAMLETRLPEGVSPILHSDMGWQYQHSWWRARLEELGIRQSMSRKGNCLDNAATEQVFGHLKDEFCIGREFASFEEFRTGLDAYIVHWNTKRRQARLEGRTPEEFRNTFPTA; this is encoded by the coding sequence ATCGTTTCGGCGCTGGCGGGGCTTGGCCATCCGCTTCCGCTCCTGCTGAGGGCCGCGGGACTGGCGAGGAGCACGTACTACTACCACCGGTCCCATCCCGAGCGGGTCACCAGGCCCGACATCGAGCCGTTGGTCGATGAGGTGTTCCACCGCACGCCCAACGGGTGCGGGCACCGGCAGGTGCGCATGTGCCTCGTGAACGAGTTCGGCGTGACGGTGAGCTCCAAGAGCGTGCTCAAGGTCATGCGCCGCATGGGCCTGGAGTGCGTCATACGCCGGCCGAACCCCCACCGCGGGTACAGCTCCTATCGGGGCGAGGCGGGCGCGAAGCCGCCGAACCTGCTGGAACGCGACTTCGCGGCCGACGCCCCGTGGGTGAAGCTGGGCACGGACGTCACCGAGTTCAGGGTCGCCGGCGGCAAGGCGTACCTCGCGCCCGTGTACGACATGGGCTCGAAGGAGATCGTCGCCTGGGACGTGAGCCGTCATCCCGATCTGGCCCAGCAGAAGCGCATGCTGGCCATGCTCGAGACCCGTCTTCCCGAAGGCGTGTCCCCGATCCTGCACTCGGACATGGGCTGGCAGTACCAGCACTCCTGGTGGCGGGCCCGCCTGGAGGAACTGGGCATCCGCCAGTCGATGAGCCGCAAGGGCAACTGCCTGGACAACGCCGCGACCGAGCAGGTGTTCGGCCACCTCAAGGACGAGTTCTGCATCGGGCGCGAGTTCGCCTCCTTCGAGGAATTCAGGACCGGGCTGGACGCGTACATCGTCCACTGGAACACCAAACGACGCCAGGCGAGACTCGAGGGACGCACCCCGGAGGAATTCCGCAACACGTTCCCCACCGCTTGA